TTGCACCACTTATTGCTCCTGCTCCAACTAAAGTATGAAGCTCATCTATAAACAAGATAACTTTTCCCTCTGTTTTTGAAATTTCATTAATCACTGCTTTTAACCTTTCTTCAAATTCTCCTCTAAACTTCGTTCCAGCGATTAATGCACCAAGATCCAAAGCTAAAACCTTTGCATCACGCAAACCAAGTGGCACATCGTTTGCAACAATTCTGTTTGCAAGCCCCTCGACTATTGCAGTTTTTCCAACACCAGGTTCACCTATCAGCACTGGATTATTTTTTGTCCGCCTCAGTGATACCTGCATAGTTCTTCTGATCTCTTCATCACGACCAATTACAGGATCAAGCTTGCCTTGCATAGCAAGCTCTGTAATATCCTTTGTATATCTCTTAGCAGCGTTCAATTTTTCCTCACTATTTGGCGAGTCTGCACTGCTACCTTTCCTCATGTCTGTAACAACTGAATTTAATTTTTGCGGTGTAACACCATTCTCTGCCAGAATTTTGCCTACAGTATCATCTTTTTGTGCAGTGAGGCCCTGCAGTAAACGCTCAACAGCAACAAATGAATCTTTATTTCTCTTTGCAAGACCAATTGAATCTTCAAAAACTTTTGCTATTTCTCTTGAAAGTTGAAGTCCACCACTTCCTGGACCTTCAACTACTGGAAACTTTTTTATTGCGCTATCCACAGCATCAGAAATACTTTGCACATTTCCACCACAAGCGTTTATCAAATCCTGAACTAAACCTAATTCATCCTCAAGCATCACTTTGAGTAAATGCTCAGGCATAAAAATCTGATGCCCAGCTCCCAACGCTTTCATCTGAGCACTTTGAATTAGACTTTTTGCTTTTTCGGTAAATTTATTTAAGTCCATAACACCAGTTAAATTCGTATTTGCTGATGTATATAACAACTGATTTCATAAATTTAAACCTAAAGTTGTTTATTGTTAGGTATGGTTTGCAAAAATTTAAAACTTTCTTAAGAACCTGTTTAAAATCTTCGTAATAGGAGAGAAATGAAGGAAAGGACAATCATTTGCAAGCTGGTATTGAGTTTACGTTCGCAATTTTTCCACAACCGCCTACACTTTTCCAACCAAGCAAAAGAGCGCTCAACGACCCATCTCTTTGGCAATACAACAAAGGTCACTGGGATCCAGAAAAGTTTGCTTGTTTATAAGCAAACTAGCATGGAAAGTAGCTGATCTTATACTAAATGAATGTTTTTGATGAGGTTGCATAGAAGCTGGATTCCAGTGGGCTTTGTTGCATAGCAACCGAAAAAATCTGGTGGCTACTGACAAAATTCATTATAAATAACCATTTAACTGTTGAAGAAAAAATATGCCACAGAAAATGAAAGTCAGTAACCAAAACGAATATAACAAATTCCTTGAAAAAAGGGGAAATATTTTTCGTTACATCGATGAAGCTATCGAAAATTGGTATGAAAATAGTCCAAAAATGCAGGGCGGCAACTATATTTACAGTGATAAAGTCGTAATTTTGGTGCATATAATTGTCAATCTTTTTAGAATTGGGTTAAGACAAACGGTGGGGTTTATAAAAGGATATCTGCAACAAATAGGAAAAAATTTGGCAGTTATCAGCTATTCACAAGCATCAAGAAGGTTTAAAAAACTTAATATTAAGATAAATGATTGCAGGGTTGATAAAAGCAACATGGAAAATATTGAAATTATCATAGATAGCACAAGTATCAGCATTTACAGTAACACTCCTGGCCACAGTAAGGAAAACAGTGCAGATAGAAAGTACCGAAGCTACGAGCAAGTAAGAAAGTTACATGTTATGTTAAGTGTGAATAGTAAAAAAGCTATAGCTGCAAGATACAGTAATGGCGTCTACTCTGACCACTATGGAGCTTGCGATTTGCTTGAAGAAGTTAATTTTCAGCACAAAATAAAAGCATTATATGCAGATAGGGCATACGATAGGCACAAACTTTATAAATTGTGTAAGAAATACGATATAAAGACAAAAGTTCTACCAAAAAAGGATGCAGCAGAACATTCAAAAATAGATTATATGTCTGACAGGAATGCTGCTATTAGGTTAATAAAATTATATGGACAAGATGGTGTAAAAGAGTGGAAAAAGGAAGCAATTTATGGAAAGAGATCTTACATAGAAGGATTTTTCTCAAGGTTGAAGCAAGTATTTGGATTTAGCTTTAGGAATAAATCTGAAGTAAATCGTGAAAAAGAATTACTAATTAAGTGCTATTTGCTCAACAAATTCACTGATATTGGTATGGCTAAATTTGAAATCATTACATAAATTTGTCGTAAACCATCACTGCTTAAGGTGCTATGCAACAAAGCCATTCCAGTGTCAAGCACTGGAATGACAGCAGTCCTACGTCATACCATCGCGAACCGTCATACCACCACGAACCGTCATACCGTGATTCATTCACGGTATCTCTTAGCCGCTAACAAGTAGCGGGATGACGATTGTCAGGGTGTCATTCCAGCGCCCCTATGATGTCATCCAAGTAGCCAACACTGG
This genomic interval from Wolbachia endosymbiont (group A) of Rhinocyllus conicus contains the following:
- a CDS encoding IS5 family transposase, which gives rise to MPQKMKVSNQNEYNKFLEKRGNIFRYIDEAIENWYENSPKMQGGNYIYSDKVVILVHIIVNLFRIGLRQTVGFIKGYLQQIGKNLAVISYSQASRRFKKLNIKINDCRVDKSNMENIEIIIDSTSISIYSNTPGHSKENSADRKYRSYEQVRKLHVMLSVNSKKAIAARYSNGVYSDHYGACDLLEEVNFQHKIKALYADRAYDRHKLYKLCKKYDIKTKVLPKKDAAEHSKIDYMSDRNAAIRLIKLYGQDGVKEWKKEAIYGKRSYIEGFFSRLKQVFGFSFRNKSEVNREKELLIKCYLLNKFTDIGMAKFEIIT